A genomic window from Inediibacterium massiliense includes:
- a CDS encoding ABC transporter permease subunit — protein sequence MNFVTSLFNKNLYKKDIRLNWVFGIVMFGLLFLDLPMSHIRYLNAISNLDPMSYQYTEELAWRSYMITDPIIGESPIQFLILLIFPIMMASFLLGEERRTKTLELLGVMPYKRVQIYMSKVLAGLSIMVVPYILNFGITLLMRSSMKEVAHLYGYADLVHWLYVSLVPMLLFFSFSMLIGMLVGTTIAQAILTVIFMSLPGGFWGLLMMNTATIQDILSIHFNPTFIENIGDIVRFFTLPFYMFPKQIFHDCMDQMDLIMGVLVIAAMIMIFIGYRLFLKNKMERNGEILMFAGLENFFKVGVAICTMLLFGPMLTGILQMYNIVLLIIGYAIGLGLGWFIPNYFIQVNRRA from the coding sequence ATGAATTTTGTGACTTCACTTTTTAATAAAAATTTATATAAAAAAGATATAAGACTCAATTGGGTTTTTGGAATTGTTATGTTTGGTTTATTGTTTTTAGATTTACCTATGAGTCATATTAGATATTTAAATGCGATTTCTAATTTAGATCCTATGAGTTATCAATATACAGAAGAGTTGGCTTGGAGATCATATATGATTACAGATCCTATAATAGGAGAAAGCCCTATACAATTTTTAATTCTTCTTATTTTTCCTATCATGATGGCATCTTTTTTATTGGGAGAAGAAAGAAGAACAAAGACATTAGAGCTTTTAGGGGTTATGCCTTATAAAAGAGTGCAAATTTATATGAGTAAAGTATTGGCAGGACTTAGCATAATGGTTGTTCCTTATATATTAAACTTTGGTATTACTCTTTTGATGAGATCTTCCATGAAGGAAGTAGCTCATCTTTATGGATATGCAGATTTAGTTCATTGGTTGTATGTAAGTCTTGTACCCATGTTGTTATTTTTTAGCTTTTCCATGCTTATAGGAATGCTAGTAGGAACCACTATTGCACAAGCTATATTAACAGTTATATTTATGTCTTTACCTGGAGGATTTTGGGGACTTTTGATGATGAATACTGCTACTATACAAGACATATTATCTATTCATTTTAATCCTACATTCATTGAAAATATAGGAGATATCGTAAGATTTTTCACATTGCCATTTTATATGTTTCCTAAACAAATATTTCATGATTGTATGGATCAAATGGATTTAATTATGGGAGTATTAGTAATTGCAGCTATGATTATGATATTTATAGGATATAGATTGTTCTTAAAAAATAAGATGGAGAGAAATGGAGAAATCCTCATGTTTGCAGGATTAGAAAATTTCTTTAAAGTAGGAGTTGCGATCTGTACTATGCTTTTGTTTGGACCTATGCTTACAGGAATTCTTCAAATGTATAATATTGTATTATTGATTATAGGATATGCTATAGGGTTAGGTCTTGGATGGTTTATTCCAAATTATTTTATACAAGTTAATAGAAGAGCATAG
- a CDS encoding ABC transporter ATP-binding protein gives MISVVGVSKSLGANKILDDVNLFAKEGAIYGLLGPNGAGKTTLIKNMVGIYTPDEGEIFIDGQKLTDGSSMKGKIAYIPDFQNFYNQFKVGEMVDFYRHTYRDWNEERYKKLKELFSIQDHKKIRQLSKGMKTQLAIHLNLSMMPKVMVMDEPTSGLDPVIRREVLNLIVQEVSLNNTTVLISTHNLGELEQICDHIGMMNKGKILLQTNIDDLKEKVRKIQVAFKGEIPKEIQEHKDLLKIENVGKVYQMVVKEGVEKVMEEIKKHDPILLETIDMSLEEIFIYKMGGEGYEFCDFTF, from the coding sequence ATGATTAGTGTAGTGGGTGTATCTAAATCATTAGGAGCAAATAAGATATTAGATGATGTAAATTTATTTGCAAAGGAAGGAGCAATCTATGGTTTATTAGGTCCTAATGGAGCAGGAAAGACTACTTTGATTAAAAATATGGTAGGAATTTATACACCAGATGAAGGAGAAATTTTTATAGATGGTCAAAAGCTTACAGATGGCTCTTCTATGAAAGGAAAAATTGCATATATACCAGATTTTCAAAACTTCTATAATCAATTTAAGGTAGGAGAAATGGTAGATTTTTATAGACATACTTATAGAGATTGGAATGAGGAAAGATACAAAAAGTTAAAAGAGTTATTCTCTATACAAGATCATAAAAAAATAAGACAATTATCCAAGGGAATGAAAACTCAGCTTGCTATACATTTAAATCTTTCTATGATGCCAAAAGTTATGGTGATGGATGAACCTACCAGTGGATTAGATCCTGTGATAAGACGTGAGGTACTTAATTTAATTGTACAAGAAGTGAGTTTAAATAATACTACTGTATTGATTTCTACTCATAATCTAGGAGAGCTTGAACAAATTTGTGATCATATAGGAATGATGAATAAAGGAAAAATACTTTTACAAACGAATATTGATGATCTAAAAGAAAAGGTAAGAAAAATACAAGTAGCTTTTAAAGGAGAAATACCTAAAGAAATTCAAGAACATAAAGATCTTTTAAAAATAGAAAATGTTGGGAAAGTATATCAAATGGTTGTAAAAGAAGGTGTAGAAAAAGTGATGGAAGAGATCAAAAAACATGATCCAATCCTTTTAGAAACTATAGATATGAGCTTAGAAGAAATATTTATTTACAAGATGGGAGGGGAAGGCTATGAATTTTGTGACTTCACTTTTTAA
- a CDS encoding GntR family transcriptional regulator: MFIIDPRSSTPIYQQIIEGVKENILKGLLEPGDRMPSVRELAKMMTLNPNTVAKAYQELERQKVIETFRGKGTFVSMEYEAKKDGEKMVELKDIFKKGIVEAYYMGIDKKEIMNIIDEIIKELEGGAKHD; the protein is encoded by the coding sequence ATGTTTATTATAGATCCTAGAAGCAGTACACCTATATATCAGCAAATTATAGAAGGAGTAAAAGAAAATATCTTAAAGGGTTTACTAGAACCCGGAGATAGAATGCCTTCTGTAAGAGAGCTTGCAAAGATGATGACATTAAATCCTAATACAGTAGCAAAAGCCTATCAAGAGCTAGAAAGACAAAAGGTCATAGAAACCTTCAGAGGAAAAGGAACTTTTGTATCTATGGAATATGAGGCAAAAAAGGATGGGGAGAAAATGGTAGAGCTTAAAGATATTTTTAAAAAAGGAATTGTAGAAGCTTATTATATGGGAATAGATAAAAAAGAAATTATGAATATAATTGATGAAATTATAAAAGAGTTGGAAGGAGGAGCTAAACATGATTAG
- a CDS encoding spore maturation protein has product MVSLLQIISVMMLPMMITIILGHGIIKKIDIYETFVEGAKEGFKTSIRIMPYLIAIFLAIGIFKDSGSLSLFIKIFSPITNALGIPKEVLPLVFMRPVSGSGALGVVSDLLNTYGPDSFIGRVSSTMMGSSETIFYTMAIYFGAIGIKDSRHTLLAAILSHIGAVIASVWICNNMIG; this is encoded by the coding sequence ATGGTTAGTTTATTACAAATTATTTCAGTGATGATGCTTCCTATGATGATTACAATTATATTGGGGCATGGAATCATAAAAAAGATTGATATTTATGAAACTTTTGTAGAAGGAGCAAAAGAAGGTTTTAAAACATCTATTCGAATTATGCCCTATTTGATTGCTATATTCTTGGCCATTGGTATTTTTAAAGACTCTGGTTCGTTGTCTTTATTTATCAAAATATTTTCTCCGATTACAAATGCATTAGGCATTCCCAAAGAGGTACTCCCTTTAGTATTTATGAGACCGGTATCAGGAAGTGGAGCATTAGGAGTTGTAAGTGATCTACTAAATACCTATGGACCCGATTCATTTATAGGAAGAGTATCATCTACTATGATGGGATCATCAGAGACTATATTTTATACCATGGCTATTTATTTTGGAGCTATAGGAATCAAAGATAGTAGGCATACTTTGCTGGCTGCTATTCTTTCTCATATAGGAGCAGTTATTGCATCTGTATGGATTTGTAATAACATGATAGGTTAA
- a CDS encoding nucleoside recognition domain-containing protein, with protein sequence MNKIWVFMIFFGMGVAAITQRIDIVNDVLIKNTQDAVMFSIGLTGIMSVWLGLMNVAQKSGLIDKIGKMMSPFMRILFPEIPKNHPAMSAIVMNMAANMFGAGNSATALGLKAMEDLQSLNSNKRKATNAMCMFLVINMSSIQLVPLSVLKIRVDTGSLNPTEIIGTSLVATTVSTLIGILSCKILERKS encoded by the coding sequence ATGAACAAAATATGGGTATTTATGATATTTTTCGGAATGGGTGTAGCAGCTATCACACAAAGAATAGATATTGTCAATGATGTACTCATTAAAAATACTCAAGATGCAGTCATGTTTTCCATAGGTCTTACAGGGATTATGTCTGTATGGTTAGGCCTTATGAATGTGGCTCAAAAATCTGGGCTTATAGACAAAATAGGAAAAATGATGAGTCCTTTTATGAGGATTTTATTTCCAGAGATTCCGAAAAATCATCCTGCCATGAGTGCAATAGTCATGAATATGGCGGCCAATATGTTTGGAGCAGGAAACTCTGCAACAGCTTTAGGACTCAAAGCTATGGAGGATTTACAAAGCCTCAATTCCAATAAAAGAAAAGCTACCAATGCCATGTGCATGTTTTTAGTCATCAATATGTCTTCTATTCAGCTTGTTCCCCTATCTGTTTTAAAGATTAGAGTTGATACAGGAAGTTTAAACCCTACAGAAATCATAGGTACGTCTTTAGTAGCCACTACTGTATCTACATTGATAGGTATTTTATCTTGCAAAATATTAGAAAGGAAAAGTTAA
- a CDS encoding quaternary amine ABC transporter ATP-binding protein, with protein sequence MSGKIEVKNLTKIFGRHPKSILKKINEGMTKEVIQKKTGHTVGINNVSFEVKEGEIFVIMGLSGSGKSTLIRCLNLLNKPTDGQILFEGKDIVKFNKKELREFRQNNIAMVFQHFGLFSHRTVLENVAYGLEVKDIPKEKRLKIAKDTLETVGLSGWGEKMIHELSGGMQQRVGLARALANDPDILLMDEPFSALDPLIRRDMQLELLDIQAKLQKTIIFITHDVNEAFKIGDRVAVMKDGEIKQIGTPEEILENPADEYIENFIKDIDRTKILQAKNIMFTPSPLLFSKDGLNVAMKEMKSHGISSIFVVDKERRLKGIISIDDTIKAIKEKKSVEDILKQDYFKTDPDTYVQELIPKAVETKYPIAVVDHTQKLLGIIVRASVLAGLV encoded by the coding sequence ATGTCAGGAAAAATTGAAGTGAAAAATCTAACAAAAATATTTGGAAGACATCCAAAATCTATACTAAAAAAAATAAATGAAGGAATGACAAAAGAGGTAATTCAGAAAAAAACAGGGCATACAGTAGGAATTAATAACGTATCCTTTGAAGTAAAGGAAGGAGAAATATTTGTCATCATGGGTCTTTCAGGAAGTGGAAAATCTACGTTGATTCGCTGTTTAAACCTTTTAAACAAACCTACAGATGGACAAATATTATTTGAGGGAAAAGATATTGTAAAGTTTAATAAAAAAGAATTAAGAGAGTTTAGACAAAATAATATTGCAATGGTATTTCAACATTTTGGACTTTTTAGTCATAGAACAGTCCTTGAAAATGTAGCCTATGGACTAGAAGTAAAGGATATTCCAAAGGAAAAAAGATTAAAGATTGCAAAGGATACACTAGAAACAGTAGGACTTTCAGGCTGGGGAGAGAAAATGATTCATGAGTTAAGTGGAGGAATGCAGCAAAGGGTAGGACTTGCTCGTGCCCTTGCAAACGACCCAGACATTTTACTCATGGATGAACCATTTAGTGCATTAGATCCACTGATAAGGCGTGATATGCAGCTTGAATTATTAGATATTCAAGCCAAACTTCAAAAGACTATTATATTTATTACACATGATGTGAATGAGGCATTTAAAATAGGAGATCGGGTGGCAGTTATGAAGGATGGAGAAATCAAGCAAATTGGAACTCCTGAAGAAATTCTTGAAAATCCTGCTGATGAATATATTGAAAACTTTATAAAAGATATTGATCGAACAAAAATTTTACAAGCAAAAAATATTATGTTTACGCCATCTCCTCTTTTATTTAGTAAAGATGGACTCAATGTAGCTATGAAGGAAATGAAATCTCATGGGATTTCTAGTATCTTTGTAGTAGATAAAGAAAGAAGACTAAAAGGAATTATTTCTATAGACGATACCATAAAAGCAATAAAGGAAAAGAAAAGTGTTGAAGATATTTTAAAACAAGATTACTTTAAGACAGATCCGGATACGTATGTACAAGAACTCATCCCAAAAGCTGTAGAGACAAAATATCCAATTGCAGTAGTAGATCATACACAAAAGCTTTTAGGAATTATTGTAAGAGCATCCGTATTGGCAGGATTAGTATAA
- a CDS encoding ABC transporter permease, with translation MNSFPNTLRIEIGKYVDKFVKYLIQNYGTFFDTIKESILWFLMKVEIFLQWLPWWFVILAVFILGWRMKKLSSGIIYGAMLFLIGTFGLWELMMSTLAVVLTSVIISLLIGIPLGIWMAYSEKIEMIMRPILDGMQTMPTFVYLIPASMLFGLGKVPGVFATTIYAVAPIIRLTNLAIRNVSKEMVEAAHSFGSSPMQILFKVELPQALPTIMTGVNQTTMMAMSMVVVASMIGARGLGEQVLLSINRLDIAKGTEAGLAIVVIAIIIDRMTQSLADKFKILE, from the coding sequence ATGAATTCATTTCCTAATACATTAAGAATTGAAATTGGAAAGTATGTAGATAAATTTGTAAAATATCTAATTCAAAATTATGGAACATTTTTTGATACCATCAAAGAAAGTATTTTATGGTTTTTAATGAAAGTAGAAATCTTTTTACAATGGTTACCTTGGTGGTTTGTCATATTGGCAGTTTTTATCCTAGGGTGGCGCATGAAAAAACTCTCATCAGGAATCATATATGGAGCCATGTTGTTTTTGATAGGAACATTTGGGCTTTGGGAGCTTATGATGTCTACTCTTGCAGTAGTTTTAACGTCTGTCATCATTTCTTTACTCATTGGAATTCCATTAGGCATATGGATGGCCTATAGTGAAAAGATAGAAATGATCATGAGGCCTATATTAGATGGAATGCAGACTATGCCAACCTTTGTATATTTAATTCCTGCAAGTATGTTATTTGGACTTGGAAAAGTTCCAGGGGTATTTGCAACTACTATTTATGCAGTAGCTCCTATTATTCGTCTTACCAATCTTGCCATTAGAAATGTATCTAAAGAGATGGTAGAAGCTGCTCATTCCTTTGGATCGAGCCCTATGCAAATTCTGTTTAAAGTAGAACTTCCTCAAGCTCTTCCAACCATTATGACTGGAGTCAATCAAACAACTATGATGGCCATGTCTATGGTGGTAGTGGCATCTATGATCGGAGCAAGAGGACTTGGAGAACAAGTACTTCTCTCCATTAACAGACTAGATATTGCCAAAGGAACAGAAGCAGGACTGGCTATTGTAGTAATTGCAATTATTATTGATAGAATGACACAATCATTAGCAGATAAGTTTAAGATTTTAGAATAA
- a CDS encoding ABC transporter substrate-binding protein translates to MNFLRKEKNFKIFMILVIAFSMIGLTACGGGQSEGANEKPKLILGDAGWDSFTFHNEVAKIIIENGFGYKTDITRGSTPATFTGLRRGDIDIYMEGWSTLLSDYDEAIESGDIVELSINYDDNAQGFYVPTYMIKGDKERGIKPITPDLKSVQDLLKYPKVFKDEEDPSKGRIYGAIPGWDVDKIMREKIKTYGLDKEYIYFSPGSDSALASSIAAAYEKGEPWVGYYWEPTWITGKYDMTLLEDVSYDEKLWDKGYACAFPPVKVSIAANKTLEKKAPDVVEFLKQYKTSSKITSDALAFMQDNEVEADEAAKWFIKEHEEIWTKWVSDEVANKVKDAVK, encoded by the coding sequence ATGAATTTTCTGAGAAAAGAAAAGAATTTTAAAATTTTCATGATTCTGGTTATAGCTTTTTCTATGATTGGACTAACAGCTTGTGGAGGAGGACAAAGTGAAGGAGCAAATGAAAAACCAAAATTAATTTTAGGAGATGCAGGGTGGGATAGTTTTACCTTTCATAATGAAGTAGCAAAAATAATTATTGAAAATGGATTTGGATACAAGACAGATATTACAAGAGGGTCAACGCCGGCAACCTTTACAGGACTTAGAAGAGGAGATATAGACATCTATATGGAAGGTTGGAGTACTCTTTTATCTGATTATGATGAGGCTATAGAAAGTGGAGATATTGTTGAATTATCTATAAATTATGATGATAATGCACAAGGGTTTTATGTACCTACGTATATGATCAAAGGAGACAAGGAAAGAGGAATCAAACCTATAACGCCAGATTTAAAATCTGTACAAGACCTTTTAAAATACCCTAAGGTTTTTAAGGATGAAGAAGACCCTTCAAAGGGAAGAATATATGGTGCCATTCCAGGATGGGATGTAGACAAGATTATGAGAGAAAAAATTAAGACCTATGGATTAGATAAAGAATACATTTATTTTAGTCCAGGTTCTGATTCAGCGCTAGCTTCTTCTATTGCAGCAGCTTATGAAAAAGGAGAACCATGGGTTGGATATTATTGGGAACCTACTTGGATTACGGGAAAATATGATATGACACTTTTAGAAGATGTGTCTTATGATGAAAAATTATGGGACAAAGGTTATGCGTGTGCTTTCCCCCCAGTAAAAGTAAGCATTGCCGCAAATAAAACTTTAGAGAAGAAAGCCCCAGATGTAGTGGAATTTTTGAAACAATATAAAACAAGCAGCAAAATTACCAGCGATGCTTTAGCTTTTATGCAAGACAATGAAGTAGAGGCGGACGAGGCTGCAAAATGGTTTATAAAGGAACATGAAGAGATATGGACAAAGTGGGTATCTGATGAAGTGGCAAACAAAGTAAAAGATGCAGTAAAATAG
- a CDS encoding DUF948 domain-containing protein, whose protein sequence is MEVRISLGDLGIFFLGGAFFILLIYGIILLKNLNDTLNMVKKVIGNNEQNIDQVLEEAPSIAKNIESLSHDLSHNVKAAQSTFDQILGTTEIAASKVSDHTDLLSSLMGIVQAIYTIKEFFESKKRGL, encoded by the coding sequence ATGGAGGTTAGAATTTCTTTAGGGGATCTAGGGATTTTCTTTTTAGGAGGGGCATTTTTCATTTTACTTATTTATGGGATTATCCTCTTAAAAAACTTGAATGATACATTAAATATGGTAAAAAAAGTAATAGGAAATAATGAACAAAACATTGATCAAGTTTTAGAAGAAGCACCTTCTATCGCAAAGAATATTGAAAGCTTAAGTCATGATCTTTCTCATAATGTAAAAGCTGCGCAAAGTACATTTGATCAAATTTTAGGTACTACAGAAATAGCCGCTTCTAAGGTTTCAGATCATACAGATCTATTATCTAGTCTCATGGGAATAGTTCAGGCCATTTATACTATTAAAGAATTTTTTGAATCAAAAAAAAGAGGACTTTAA
- a CDS encoding HD domain-containing protein, which produces MNTFNNLFFLIKDDQRKILSIIDPQICKENPICLLQAVRLMSQYDLSLDEKTTTFIRENAKEIQKVAGNEIAFEIFEILKEKDTYEYFKMMDEEFNLFEYIFPEILPMKNVGKCDYHVVDAWDHSLYTLKEIEKIIYEKGYFEGYIGKAYEEHIKEILPGGHTRMQLLKLGALFHDIGKPRAKWIDKRGKTRFIGHEVVGTEMMENIANRFQLPLASKKYLCKMVREHMWTLNLYKRNDVSGRATYDLFKKLGEEVLDILLIGLSDVVATRKLLHPDEEMGMYKIHVEYLANSYLTRFKEVQALKDLLTPEDIKTNFKNICREKREMILEALRKEIFFGELPPQRERVLEYIKRCVQKESQREEKLS; this is translated from the coding sequence GTGAATACTTTCAATAATCTTTTTTTTTTAATAAAAGATGATCAAAGGAAAATACTTTCTATAATAGATCCTCAAATATGTAAGGAAAACCCTATTTGCCTATTACAGGCTGTACGTCTCATGAGTCAATATGATCTTTCTTTAGACGAAAAGACGACTACTTTTATTAGAGAAAATGCAAAAGAGATACAAAAAGTAGCAGGGAATGAGATCGCTTTTGAAATTTTTGAGATCTTAAAGGAAAAAGATACTTATGAATATTTTAAAATGATGGATGAAGAATTCAATTTATTTGAATATATATTTCCAGAAATTCTACCTATGAAAAATGTAGGAAAATGTGATTATCATGTAGTAGATGCATGGGACCATTCTTTATATACTTTAAAAGAAATAGAAAAAATTATTTATGAAAAAGGATATTTTGAAGGATATATAGGAAAAGCTTATGAGGAGCATATCAAAGAAATTTTACCTGGTGGGCATACAAGAATGCAGCTATTAAAGTTAGGAGCATTATTTCATGATATAGGAAAGCCTAGGGCAAAATGGATTGACAAAAGAGGAAAAACAAGATTTATAGGACATGAAGTAGTGGGAACAGAAATGATGGAAAATATAGCAAACCGATTTCAATTGCCTTTAGCATCTAAAAAATATCTTTGCAAAATGGTAAGAGAACATATGTGGACTTTAAATCTTTACAAAAGAAATGATGTAAGTGGAAGAGCAACCTATGATTTATTTAAAAAGCTAGGAGAAGAAGTGTTAGATATTTTACTTATAGGACTTTCTGATGTGGTTGCCACAAGAAAACTTCTTCATCCAGATGAAGAAATGGGTATGTATAAAATTCATGTAGAGTATCTTGCAAATAGTTATTTGACTAGATTCAAAGAAGTACAAGCCCTAAAAGATTTATTGACACCAGAAGATATTAAAACAAATTTTAAAAATATATGCAGAGAAAAGAGAGAAATGATTTTAGAAGCTTTAAGAAAAGAAATATTTTTTGGAGAATTACCTCCTCAGAGAGAAAGAGTATTAGAATATATAAAAAGATGTGTTCAAAAAGAATCACAAAGAGAAGAAAAGTTATCTTGA
- a CDS encoding AbrB/MazE/SpoVT family DNA-binding domain-containing protein, with product MKSTGIVRKVDELGRVVLPIELRRTLNIKEKDALEIFVDGDQIILKKYEPACIFCGQAKDVHNFKGKNICPACIEELK from the coding sequence ATGAAATCAACAGGTATTGTAAGAAAAGTAGATGAGTTAGGTAGAGTGGTTCTTCCAATAGAATTAAGAAGAACTTTAAACATCAAAGAAAAAGACGCTTTAGAAATTTTTGTCGATGGAGATCAAATCATTTTAAAGAAATACGAACCAGCTTGTATATTCTGTGGTCAAGCAAAAGATGTTCATAATTTTAAAGGAAAAAATATTTGCCCAGCCTGTATTGAAGAACTAAAGTAA
- a CDS encoding tRNA1(Val) (adenine(37)-N6)-methyltransferase, translated as MKEELIKEYERVDDLQCRGLRLIQNPEGFCFGIDAVLLSNFCEIKKGWRVIDLGTGTGIIPILLSGKTDAKEILGVEIQQEVADMANRSVKLNKIEDRVKIIHKDLNDILECTEAYSFDAVTSNPPYMNAGAGLINPESKKAISRHEVKCTLEDIISKAFKLLKDRGHFYMIHRPHRLVDIIYLCRKYRLEPKKIRFIHPNKNKKPNIFLIECVKYGRSELKFMDPLYVYNEDGTYTEEIHQIYEREK; from the coding sequence ATTGATAAAAGAATATGAAAGAGTAGATGATTTACAATGTAGAGGACTAAGGCTTATACAAAATCCAGAAGGTTTTTGTTTTGGAATAGATGCAGTACTTCTTAGTAATTTTTGTGAAATCAAAAAAGGATGGAGAGTCATAGATTTAGGAACAGGAACTGGAATTATCCCAATACTTTTATCTGGAAAGACAGATGCAAAAGAAATTTTAGGAGTTGAAATACAACAAGAAGTAGCAGATATGGCAAATAGAAGTGTAAAGTTAAATAAAATAGAGGATCGAGTAAAAATTATACATAAAGATCTAAATGACATACTGGAGTGTACAGAAGCTTATTCCTTTGATGCAGTTACTTCAAACCCTCCATATATGAATGCAGGAGCAGGACTGATCAATCCAGAAAGCAAAAAAGCTATCTCAAGACATGAGGTAAAATGTACATTAGAAGATATTATTTCTAAAGCATTCAAGCTTTTAAAGGATCGAGGACACTTTTATATGATTCATAGACCTCATAGATTGGTAGATATTATCTATTTATGTAGAAAATATAGATTAGAGCCTAAAAAAATTAGATTTATTCATCCCAATAAAAATAAAAAGCCAAATATTTTTTTAATAGAGTGTGTCAAATATGGAAGATCTGAACTAAAGTTTATGGATCCTTTGTATGTATACAATGAGGATGGTACGTATACAGAAGAAATTCATCAAATATATGAAAGAGAAAAATAA